The Streptomyces sp. NBC_00335 DNA window GGTGCAGGCAGACGTGGCCGGGGGTGTGCCCGGGGGTCCAGATCGCCCGCAGCCGGCGGCCCGCCAGCGGCAGCAGCTCGGCGGGCACGATCTCCCGGTCGGGGACGGCGGCCCGCAGCCCCGGGAGGGTGCTCATGCGGCCGCTCGCGCGGGCGGCGCGCAGCGGGGCGATGTGCTCCTCGGGGGCTCCGGAGGTGGCCAGCTTCTCGGCCATGTAGTCGAACCAGACGCCGGGTTCGGAGGCCCGGGTCCGCACCACGATCTCGGTGTCGGCGGCGTGCATGGCGATCCAGGCGCCGGAGGCCTCGCGGACCTGGCCGGACAGTCCGTGGTGGTCCGGGTGGTGGTGGGTGATGACCACGCCGTGCACGTCGGCGACGGCGATGGACAGGGCGCCGAGGCCGGCGACGAGGGTGTCCCAGGACTCGGGGTCGTCCCAGCCGGTGTCGACGAGGACCGGACCGCGGTCGGTGTCGAGGACGTGGACGAGGGTGTGGCCGAGCGGATTGTCGGGGATGGGGACCTTGATGCCCCACACGCCGCCGCCGTGATCGGTGACGTGAGGTGTCACGTCTGGGGTGTCCTCTGCCATGAGGGGCTCCGCTCTAACGAGAACAGGTCTAACGAGAACAGGTCCGACGAACCAACGGGAACAGGTCTGCGGACCAACGAGAACAGGTCTAACGAGAACGTGTTGCATTAGTCGCCCAAGTCGACCACTTCTGCGGGCTCCTG harbors:
- a CDS encoding MBL fold metallo-hydrolase, giving the protein MAEDTPDVTPHVTDHGGGVWGIKVPIPDNPLGHTLVHVLDTDRGPVLVDTGWDDPESWDTLVAGLGALSIAVADVHGVVITHHHPDHHGLSGQVREASGAWIAMHAADTEIVVRTRASEPGVWFDYMAEKLATSGAPEEHIAPLRAARASGRMSTLPGLRAAVPDREIVPAELLPLAGRRLRAIWTPGHTPGHVCLHLEEKHPANLPGNGRLFSGDHLLPGISPHIGLYEDPSSERVTDPLGDYLDSLERIGRLQPAEVLPAHQHAFTDAQGRVRELLDHHEDRLTGLRELLAAEPLTPWALAERMEWNRPWEQIPYGSRNIAVSEAEAHLRRLVKQGRAEAVPGTDPVTYRAV